GCCGACAAGGGCGAGACCACGATCCACGACTCGGCCGAGTCGCTGATCCGCTCGTCCGACCTGGTCGTCTTCGCGACCGTCGCGGGCGAGCCGCACGTCACCGACCCGGGCTGGTTCGCGCACAACCCCCTCGTCCTGCACGTGTCGCTGCGCGACCTCTCCTCTGAGATCATCCTGTCGTCGTACAACGTCGTGGACGACGTCGAGCACTGCATGAAGGCGAACACGTCCCCGCACCTGGCCGAGCAGCGGGTCGGCCACCGCGACTTCGTCGCCGGGACCCTGTACGACGTCCTGACGGGCACGACGACCCCGCCCGCCGACAAGCCGGTGGTGTTCTCCCCGTTCGGCCTCGGCGTCCTCGACCTGGCCGTGGCGAAGTACGTCTACGACCAGGTCGCGTCGTCGGGCGCGCTGAACACCGTCCCCGGCTTCTTCCACGAGATGAAGCGCTACGGCTGACGGCGGCGGTCCCGTCAGGCGTGCACCGCGGGGTTGAGGACTTCGTCGCACCACTGCCGGAAGGTGGTCGGGGTGTCGACCGCGTGCCGGGGCGTGCGGACGATCGCGTCGTCCAGGCCGTTCTCCTTGGCCGCCAGCATGTCGAGCATGCTCTGGACCATGGCGCCGGACATGCCTCGGGCGGTGAGCCGGTCCGCGAGGGCCTCGGCGGAGATCTGCTCGTACCGGACAGAGGTCCCGAGACTCTCGGAGATGACGGCGGCCATGTCGTCGTAGGACAGGTTCTCGGGGCCCAGCAGGGGAATCTCCTCCTGGCCGGTCCACGTGGGGTCGAGCAGCAGGCGGGCGGCGACGGCCGCGATGTCCCGCGTGGCGACGAGGCGCAGCTCGCGGTCGGGGGAGATCACGTCGAAGAACAGGCCCCGCTCCTTGATCGTCGCGGCCTGCCGGAGCACGTTGTCCATGAAACCGGCCGCGGCCAGCGCCCGGAAGGTAGGTGCGGGCGTGCCGGCTCTGCATCGCCGAAGCCGAGCGCCTGCCCGGCAGCTCCAGCGCCTACTTCGACGCCATCTTCGCCACCACCCAGGAGCGCCTCACCGGCTACCTGGCAGAGCACGACGTCCCGGACGCCGCGGCCCTCGCCGAGGACCTGCTCGCCCGGACGGTGCTCCCGCGCCTGTTCCGCACGCTCCTCAACGTCGAGGCCCCGAGCAGGGACGACCCCGGCGAGGAGGTCCTGTCCGAGGCCGTGGATCTTCCCGCGCTCCGCCGGCTGGCGTCGGCGGCCCTGCGGGGAGGCTAGGCGCCGGCCGTCCGGCCGGAGCCGAGGTCTTCGGCGAGACGAAGCACGCGGTCAGAGGCCGATGTCGGCCCTGGCGCCCAGGGGGGAGCCTTCGGCGGGAGTGGGGCCGCGGTCGGAGGCCGCGTCGGGGCCGGGGTTCGCCGGGGCGGAGGCCGCGGCGGTGCGGGCTTGGCGCAGTTCGAGCCGGTGTGAGATGACGGCCAGCACCAGAGCGGCGGCGGCCAGGGCGGCCCCGACGGCGTTGGGCGCCGCGTAGCCGAGGCCCGCGGAGATCACCAGGCCGCCGAACCAGGCGGCCAGGGCGTTGCCCAGGTTGAAGGCGCCGATGTTGGCCGCGGAGGCGAGCGTCGGCGCGCCGTGGGCGTGGTCCAGGACGCGCTTCTGCAGCGGCGGGACGGTGGCGAAGCCGAGAAGGCCGATGAGGAAGACGGCCACGACCGACGCGGCCTTGCCGGAGGCCAGGAAGGTGAACAGCAGCAGGACCACCGCCAGGCCGCCCAGGGCGGTGTAGAGCATCGGCATGAGCCTGCGGTCCGCGAAACGGCCGCCGATGAGGTTCCCGGCCACCATGCCCAGCCCGAAGACCACCAGCAGCCAGGTGACGGAGGACTCCGCGAAGCCGCCGACCTCGGTCATCATCGGCGCGATGTAGGTGATCGCGGCGAACACGCCTCCGAAGCCGAGGACCGTCATGGCCATGGCCAGGACGACCTGGGTGTTCCTGAAGGCGGCCACCTCGTGCCGCAGCCGTACCCCTTCCGGCTTGGGCACGTCCGGTACGAGCCTGGCGACGCCGGCCAGGCCGAGCACGCCGAGGGCCGCGACGATCAGGAAGGTCACGCGCCAGCCCGCGCTCTGGCCCACGAACGTTCCCAGGGGCACGCCGACGACGTTGGCCACGGTCAGGCCGGTGAACATCATGGAGATGGCGCCGGCCTTCTTGTCCGGCGCGACGAGTTCGGCGGCGACGACGGAGCCGATGCCGAAGAAGGCGCCGTGGGCCAGCGAGGCCACCACCCGGCCGGTCAGCATGACGGCGAAGACCGGGGCGGCGGCGGAGATGAGGTTGCCGAGGATGAACAGGCCCATGAGCAGCATGAGCATGTTCTTGCGAGAGATCCTGGTGCCGAGGACGGTCATGATCGGCGCGCCGGCCACGACGCCGAGGGCGTAGCCGGTGACCAGGAGGCCGGCTGTCGGCACGGACACGCCGAGGTCCGCGCCGACCTGGGGCAGCAGCCCCATGATCACGAACTCCGTGGTGCCGATTCCGAAGGCCCCGATGGCCAGGGCCAGCAGTGCGAGCGGCATGGTGAGCGGTCCTCCCGAGGTTCCGGACTAGGTTGTGCAAGCGCTCTAAGAGCGTAGACAATAATTGCATACGCGGGCTAATGGCAAGCGCGGGTATAGTGAGGTCCGTGACACGGCGGTGGGCGCCCTGCCGGCGCGTCCGCCCGCACGACGCGACCGAGGGAGCCGCTCATGACCGCCACCGACCCGGCGATGACCGCACTGGCGCACAGCTGGTCGGCGCTCTCGCTGCTGCACGGCCGTATCGAGAGCAGGGTCGAACGCGCGCTCCAGGCCGGGCACCGGTTGAGCGCACGCGAGTACTCACTGCTGGACGTGCTGAGCCGCCAGCACGACGGCGAGGGCGGACACCTGCAGATGCGGCAGGTCGCCGACTCGGTCGTCCTCAGCCAGAGCGCCACCACGCGGCTGGTGACCCGGTTGGAGGACCGCGGGCTGCTCTCCCGCTACCTGTGCCCCACCGACCGCCGCGGCATCTACACCGACGTCACCGACGACGGCCTGCGCCTGCTGGAGGAGGCCCGCCCCACCCACAACACGGCTCTGCGCGAGGCCCTCGACCAGGCAGCCGCCGAGCCCGCGCTCGCGCCCCTGGTCCATGCCGTGCTGCAACTGCAGGACGGCGTCCAGCCCGCCTGACCTGCCGCCGCATGCGGCGGCGCCGCGGAAGGCGCAGAGACGGCGCGGCGACCGCGGCCGGGTGGCCCGCGGTCGCCGCCGCCCTCGACTCAGCCGAACTCGGAGGTGTCCAGCTCGATCTCGAACGGCTCCGGCAGCGGCAGCGGCTTGCCGAACGGCACCTGGTCCATGTGCCCGTAGTCCCCGCCGTCCGGCCCACTGAACAGGCTCACCCTGTCTTCCTCGCGGTCTACCAGCAGGTAGAACGGGACTCCCGCCCGGGCGTAGCCGATCCGCTTCGCCTCTCGGTCCCGCTTCGGCTTACTGGACGTCACCTCGACCACCATGACGATCGCGTCGTCACCTTCCACGGGCATCCACGAGGCAGCCCCCTGAAAGGGGTCCTTCTCTATGGATATGAATGTGATGTCCGGAATTACGCGGTTGTCGGGTTGCCCCTCAACGCCGGGCACCGTGAGGCCCTTGTTGCCGGAACACTCGAACTCGATGGCGCTGTACCGGATGACCTGGCGGATGATCTTGCCAATGCATCGCTCGTGGTCGCCAAGGGGGGGTGGGGTCACGACGATCTCTCCGTCGATCAGCTCGGCTCGGAAGCCCTCCGGGGTGTCGAGGGCGAGGAAACCTTCCAGGACGACGTCCGCGTCTTCGTGCGACAGAGGCTCTTGAACCATCACAGTCATGCCCTGCTCCTTTCCTCGCGAACGAGTCTATGAGCAGAGCGCCACCTTCCGCATACAGATCGTAGTTGCCGAGCTCGACAGTCCCAGCGTACGGCGCCGCGCGTCGCGCGGGACTTAGAACGGGCGCGAGTGGGCACGGTCTGCCTATGGATGAGCGAGATGTTCCGCGTGGGGACGTGCAGGAGCTGTCGGACTTCGAGCTGGTCGTGTACGAGACCGTGGCGGAGATCGACAAGGAGCGCGGGGCGGCGGACTTCGAGACGATCGGGGCGCTCGTGGACGCGCCCGAGGAGGATCTGTGGGCCGCGCTCGGCCACCTCGTGTCGATCAACCATCTGCACTCGACGAGCAAGGGCTACGTGCTCGGGCCGCACGACTGGGCGCCCTGACCGTCCCGGTGGATGGGAAGGGCCCCGAGGCGGGGGGCGGGCGCACGGCACGATGACCCGGTAGGCCTGGGACACGTGTGGGAGGACGCCCGATGAAGCTCGTCGTCACCGAGGAACAGCGGGAGCTGCGGGACGCGCTGCGGCGCTTCTTCGCCGACCGGTCCCCCGCCGCCGAGGTGCGGCGGCTGATGGAGACGGCCGAGGGCCACGACCCCGGTGTGTGGCGGCTGATGGCGGAGCAGCTCGGGCTGCAGGGCCTCGCGATCGCCGAGGAGCACGGCGGGGCCGGGTTCGGCGTGCGGGAGCTGGCCGTGGTGTTCGAGGAGATGGGGCGGGCCGTCGTGTGCTCCCCCTTCCTCGCGACGATCACGGCCGCGGCGGCGCTGGGGGCCGGGGAGGGCGGGCACGACCTGCTGGCCGGCCTCGCGGACGGGTCGGTGATCGGGACGCTCGCGGTGGCCGAGGACGGCGGGTCCTGGGACCCCGCCTCGGTGCGGGCGACGTTCGAGGACGGAGTGCTGCGGGGGGCGAAGAACTTCGTCCTGGACGGGCGCGTCGCCGACCTGGTCCTCGTGGCGGCCAGAGGCGGGGACGGGGTCGGGGTGTACGCCGTCGAGGACGCGGCGGGTCTCGTCCGGCAGGTCCTCCCGACGCTCGACCAGACGCGGAGGCTGGCGCGGATCGAGCTGGACGGGGCCGCCGCGCGCAGGGTCGGCGGGCCGGAGGCGCTGGCGCGGGCCCTGGACGTCGCGGCGGTGGCGCTGGCGGCCGAGCAGCTCGGCGGTGCGCAGCGCACCCTGGACATGACGGTCGAGTACGCGAAGGTGCGGCACCAGTTCGGGCGGCCGATCGGGTCGTTCCAGGCGGTCAAGCACCGGTGCGCCGACATGTTCGTGATGGTGGAGTCGGCGCGGTCGGCCGTGCTGAACGCGGCGGCCGCCGCCGACGAGAGCCCGGGCGAGCTGCCGGCCGCGGCCGCGCTCGCCCAGGCGTACTGCTCGGAGGCCTTCTTCCACACGGCGGGCGAGGCGATCCAGCTGCACGGCGGCATCGGGTTCACGTGGGAGCACGACGCGCACCTGTACTTCAAGCGGGCGCAGTCGTCCCGCGAGCTGTTCGGGTCGCCGGACCGGCACCGCGAGCGCCTGGCCGCACTCGCCGGGCTCACGGGTGCAGCCGCAGCCCCTTGAGCACCTTGTCCACGCCGTTCCTCGGGCCGTGGACGGCGAACCCGACCAGGGGCATCTCCTCGGCGGTGACGGCCCGGACGGTCGCGCGGTTCGCCTCGTCGTGGCCCGTCTTGAACATGTCCTCGATGTAGACGGCGACGTCCATCTCGCGGGCGAGCGCGCGGGCGTGCGCCTTCGAGATCTCCTCGGCGCCGGCCTCGTAGACCAGGACGGGCTGGCGGAACATCGCCAGGTAGGTGTTGCCGGACGCGTCCTCGTACGGCTCTCCGATGACGCCGGGGGCGCCGCCCGCGACGGCGCTCGCGAGGAACGCGGTGACGTTGAGGCGCTGCCAGGCGGCCAGGTCGCCGCGGACCACGATCCCGATCTTGGTGTCGAAACGCATGCGGTCCAGCCTGCCCCGGACCGGGCGCGCCGTCTTGAACGCTCGTGCGCCAGACTGGGGCGCGTGGACTGGAGCAGGTACTGGCGGTCGCCCGACCGCCCCCTGGAGGCGATGCACGCCCACTTCGAGCGGCACGCCTACCACCGGCACAGCCACGAGACGTACTCGTTCGGCGTCACCGAGGACGGCTACCAGGCGTTCCGGTGCCGGGGCGGGGCCCACACGAGCGCGGCGGGGATGGTCATCGCGTTCAACCCCGACGACCCGCACGACGGCCACGCCGCCGACGAGCTCGGCTTCACCTACCGCATCGTCCACATCGGCGCCGGGCTGATCTCCGACGTGCTCGCCGACATCGCGGCGCGCCCGGCCGGGCTGCCGCTGTTCGACGCGCCCGTCGTGCCGGACCCCGCCCTCGCCGGGGCCCTGCGGAGGCTGCACGCGGCGCTGCTCGGCGGCGCGCCGGCCCTGCGGCGCGACGAGCTGCTGACCGCGGCCGTCGGGACGCTGGTCGACCGGGCCGCCACGCGGCGGCTGCGCGCGGCGCCCGCCGGCGGCCTCGTCGAGCGGGCCCGGCGGCGCCTCGTGGAGTGCTACGCCGACGACATCGGCG
The sequence above is a segment of the Actinomadura coerulea genome. Coding sequences within it:
- a CDS encoding Uma2 family endonuclease; this translates as MTVMVQEPLSHEDADVVLEGFLALDTPEGFRAELIDGEIVVTPPPLGDHERCIGKIIRQVIRYSAIEFECSGNKGLTVPGVEGQPDNRVIPDITFISIEKDPFQGAASWMPVEGDDAIVMVVEVTSSKPKRDREAKRIGYARAGVPFYLLVDREEDRVSLFSGPDGGDYGHMDQVPFGKPLPLPEPFEIELDTSEFG
- a CDS encoding MFS transporter — protein: MPLALLALAIGAFGIGTTEFVIMGLLPQVGADLGVSVPTAGLLVTGYALGVVAGAPIMTVLGTRISRKNMLMLLMGLFILGNLISAAAPVFAVMLTGRVVASLAHGAFFGIGSVVAAELVAPDKKAGAISMMFTGLTVANVVGVPLGTFVGQSAGWRVTFLIVAALGVLGLAGVARLVPDVPKPEGVRLRHEVAAFRNTQVVLAMAMTVLGFGGVFAAITYIAPMMTEVGGFAESSVTWLLVVFGLGMVAGNLIGGRFADRRLMPMLYTALGGLAVVLLLFTFLASGKAASVVAVFLIGLLGFATVPPLQKRVLDHAHGAPTLASAANIGAFNLGNALAAWFGGLVISAGLGYAAPNAVGAALAAAALVLAVISHRLELRQARTAAASAPANPGPDAASDRGPTPAEGSPLGARADIGL
- a CDS encoding AraC family ligand binding domain-containing protein, which codes for MDWSRYWRSPDRPLEAMHAHFERHAYHRHSHETYSFGVTEDGYQAFRCRGGAHTSAAGMVIAFNPDDPHDGHAADELGFTYRIVHIGAGLISDVLADIAARPAGLPLFDAPVVPDPALAGALRRLHAALLGGAPALRRDELLTAAVGTLVDRAATRRLRAAPAGGLVERARRRLVECYADDIGADALAEAAGCSRFALYRGFRREYGMAPSDYQRQLRLRAARRLLARGDAIGDVAARTGFADQSHLTRWFVRCYGMTPGGYRGACTD
- a CDS encoding TetR/AcrR family transcriptional regulator C-terminal domain-containing protein, translated to MRACRLCIAEAERLPGSSSAYFDAIFATTQERLTGYLAEHDVPDAAALAEDLLARTVLPRLFRTLLNVEAPSRDDPGEEVLSEAVDLPALRRLASAALRGG
- a CDS encoding DUF2000 domain-containing protein, whose amino-acid sequence is MRFDTKIGIVVRGDLAAWQRLNVTAFLASAVAGGAPGVIGEPYEDASGNTYLAMFRQPVLVYEAGAEEISKAHARALAREMDVAVYIEDMFKTGHDEANRATVRAVTAEEMPLVGFAVHGPRNGVDKVLKGLRLHP
- a CDS encoding acyl-CoA dehydrogenase family protein is translated as MKLVVTEEQRELRDALRRFFADRSPAAEVRRLMETAEGHDPGVWRLMAEQLGLQGLAIAEEHGGAGFGVRELAVVFEEMGRAVVCSPFLATITAAAALGAGEGGHDLLAGLADGSVIGTLAVAEDGGSWDPASVRATFEDGVLRGAKNFVLDGRVADLVLVAARGGDGVGVYAVEDAAGLVRQVLPTLDQTRRLARIELDGAAARRVGGPEALARALDVAAVALAAEQLGGAQRTLDMTVEYAKVRHQFGRPIGSFQAVKHRCADMFVMVESARSAVLNAAAAADESPGELPAAAALAQAYCSEAFFHTAGEAIQLHGGIGFTWEHDAHLYFKRAQSSRELFGSPDRHRERLAALAGLTGAAAAP
- a CDS encoding MarR family winged helix-turn-helix transcriptional regulator; its protein translation is MTATDPAMTALAHSWSALSLLHGRIESRVERALQAGHRLSAREYSLLDVLSRQHDGEGGHLQMRQVADSVVLSQSATTRLVTRLEDRGLLSRYLCPTDRRGIYTDVTDDGLRLLEEARPTHNTALREALDQAAAEPALAPLVHAVLQLQDGVQPA